DNA from Lineus longissimus chromosome 7, tnLinLong1.2, whole genome shotgun sequence:
aaaattcacACACAAATATTTCTCAATTTACAAATTAGTATTCAGTGAAAACGTCATATATCCAAAAACAATAAGATTCGAGAGAATGGCGAAGATGACATGTACACTCATATTAAAATACAGAAATCTGCTCAAGTCAAATGCAATGAAGCACAAATGTCTTCTTTCAAATGAGCCTTGCCTCATTAATGGAAGTACTGAAAATTGTCTGGGGGCCTCAAAGGTGGGGGTGCTGAAACATTGGGCCTGGGAGGGACAGGCCCAGGAGGTCCCCCTGGGGGGCCACGTGGTGGTCCCGAACCTGGCCAAGGAGGTCTAGGGCTGTGTCCCCCTGGCTGATTATATGAGGGGGACATCGGAGTCTCTTCATACTGCCTGTGGGGGCTAGGGTAGCGCTGTGGGGGAGGCATACCTTGTGGGTGGCCTGGTGGAGGCCCAATATGTGGTGGGGGTACGTTCATTGGAGGAGGATGCATTGGTGGTCCACCGGGTCCACTAGAGAGGGCAACAGAAGGCCGTGGGGGCATTTGGGAGGGTACCATTATGggccctggcatagacatcgGGGCTGTGGCGTAACTTATAGGATTCCCAGCATGCGACATGGGGGCATGAAAGGACTGTGGCGGAGCTTGCCTCATTGGAGGTGCATGTGAATGGGATGGGAAAGGCTGAGATACGGAGATTGGGGCAGGCCCTGGTGGTCTCGATTGTTGAAACGAGACCTGGGGATACTGCATCTGCGGAGGCTTGTACTCCTGATGCTGTTGATGCTGAACACCTTGGATCGGTATCGATATCAAATTCGTCCTTGAGGACAAGACAGGAATACTTGAACCTCTAAAAGAGTCTGGTGGAGGTTGTGAATGTGACATTGACGCTGGAGGTGGCACAGGTTGAGGATGCTGCACCATCTGAGGTTGCGGTGGCGGGGCATGCTGAACATACACCTCCTGTGTCTGAGTCTGGTAAGCTTGTTCCGGCCGCGCCATTGAAACCTGCGGTTGCTGCATCGGAGCCTGCGTCTGCACAGGCTGAGAATGCGACACTGCACATACACCAACACTAATCTTCGCCTGTGCTCCTAAATCCGGCAGTGTGATCTTAAATGGATTGCCAGTCGACGCCGTGAGGGACGCACTTGTTGCGGCACCCGGAATTTGTCCCGAACCCGATTTCTTAGCCTTGGCTTCAACAGCCTTTAAATGGCGATGGCCAATATGAGCTTGTAAGTCTCTTGCGGATAGGTAAGTTCTCTTGCAACCTTTTGGCGTGTGTCTGCTTCCACCGAACGCGCAGATGTACACTGTACCGAGAGCCGATTGTTCAATACGTTGCACGGATTCTTCACACCTGTAAGACAGAAATAAAACAGGTCAATATTCGAGGACACTGTTTGACAATGTAGACCTATGTATACGTCCTTCAGCCAACACGGTTGGGCGTGAAAGgcgtagatctacgtcattAGAATTCTCAAAACCTAGATGTATTCACCTGTACTTTGTTGCAAAGCTCTCAATGAGAAATTTCTGCTTTATCAACACATTCCTCTTCTAAAATTCTATTCGGATAAAATCATTTCAATATTATATTCATTTAAGTTGTTTACCTTGGGCAGTTTTTCTCTGTCTTTTTAGCACAGTTGAAGCAGAAGACGTGTTTACAAGGAATCATCCGGCCGTAGATGAGAATGGGAAGGCTGCATGTGTCACAGCTATGAATCATAGGGTCAAGCACTTTCTCTCCAATCAAATTCACCTGAAAGGTGGAAATAATTTAAATacaccagtcatgccagtagtCATTTTTGACCATCTTCACTATCAAGGTACAGCTTAACAGGACAGGTCTTCTTGGAAAATGGGAATAATGAAAGGGAATGTAACAGCTTATGACGTAAACAGACACATTTTTGTGCCgtttatttttgcgattcacAAATATTCTTGAAGAAGTTAAAATTTCACGATTTTTAGTTGGACTAATTTGCTAATTTCGTTcagttttccaatcaaaatttctTTAACTTGCGATTTTTATTTATGCGAAACTATGTGGGCATTTGATTATTGAATCGTACCTTGTTGGTCCAAGAGACCGTCTGGGTGGGAGTCCATGGTTCTCGGTCTTTCACCGGCGagagttgaatattttcatggTTGAGCAGTGCATTTTCTCGTTCTCTTTCTCTTTCCCTTTCCCTTTCTCGTTCTGGAACCACCACAAAGAAAGATTTTATATAAGTTAAGTTTCTACCAATTGGAAAACATTGTAACCAAATTATCTTTTTTCTCTCCAACATTCCAAGATGTGATCTTAGAATGAAGTCAGAGCCAGACACAGGAACCATCAGACAATATAGAATGAAACTTTTACTTCTCATTCATGGAAAAGCTGCCATACCACCATCAAATGCTATTTACACAATACTCTTTTTGACTGTATCAAGTCTCAGAATTTGGAATTGTATTGGACTTCATCCGTATCGTAACTgtcctctggaaaacaaagtCTAGACTCCCAATAccaaattggcattcactttgttttgaaagagttagttgcttaaggatttcaagttctagccaaaacggTGGTGCAAACATTCAACTTATGATGCATACCCTCCTCCATTTCCTCCTCGTCATCATCAGGAGGTGGAGATTCTTGTTTTATCTTCTTGACATTCTTTGCAGCTTTACGCCCTCGACCTTTGCTTTCTGGACGTAACTTTAAGTTGATCGTTTTCCGGACAGATTGCGAAGCTGCACCAGCTGTTCCTTCATTGAGGAGATCAAGATctgaaaattaaatgaaatggccagggccattgtgctcacctcatgtggaggaaagatggataaagagcatggtattgtgtcatgtagtgttaggtttgatgtaggtccaagcaattacaatttccccaaaatggccaatttacagtacattcgacctctgtgaccttgaaaagtaggtcaaatcaaagaagacccgggtgacacattgaatggttgttagaattagatgtacctatgatataaaattggtgccaatcgggcaagtcattactaggaataatggcattttgaagaatttaggatttggccccctccctggaggccaaacggcaaatcagatcgcaccaaacttcggtacctgagatcacctgaccaaggggtacatgtgtacttaatttgtgatcaatagtcattgcagttaagaaacgtgccatagttacggcctgacggcgaatttacgccatttgacctctgtgaccttgacaagaaggtcaaattaaaaacctgtgtgacatatactgtatggtggttagatgtacccatgatatcaaattggtggcaatcgggcaagaagttaaggaataatcacatttttaaggtttttggattttgccccctggtggtcaagtggtgaatcatattggaccaaacttcagtccctgagatcacctgactaaggggtaaatgtgtaccaaatttggtatcaatagtcattgcagtttagaaacgtgccatcgttacatcctaacggccaatttacaccatttgacctctgtgaccttgaaaaggaggtcaaatcaaaaacccggaggatatatgatgcacctttgctagaagtacctaccatatttttttcaaaatttcccgactactattaagggagatattgcatattttcacttttaacgtttggccccctggtggccaaaccatgaaacgaatcggaccgaaacttggtctccaaggtgtcattacataagggtacatgtgtaccaagtttcaactcaatagctctaacagttacgaaacgtgccctgctaacggacgacgacgacgacgacgacgacgacgacgacgacgacgacgacgacgacgacggacgacggacgccacggtatgggataagctcacctctgctaagaggtgagctaaaaaggaagtgTTTTAACCAAAAAATGATTGATTGGTCGTTAGAGTTAGACTACTGACATACTGTATTCCAATGATGGTCTGAcacggtatcaggctgtttcgctacattgccagttcgctacaagtcgtttcgctacatgtggcggtcgtttcgctacatggtaggtcgtttcgctacatgggtggagtcgtttcgctacatgatgggtatggtcgtttcgctacatggaggacgtttcgctacatggatgtagtcattatttttactctattttaccctactataattcccggtggtgactacaaaccacagtttgccggtaaaaaaacttatacggtttgatggcgcgcaaggggttcttgtcgtcctggcctgggttaggccacataaaaaaaagagttggtgatcgtccccgcccgcccctacgaaaaacgcccggtcccattttttgttaaaatcctaaaaaagttggtataatgttctctgctatagggtcagaattgcatggttggaatctcTATGAAATCTCCTTTCAAATGACACCAAACATGTCTGTTTAGGTTTATTTTACCCAGAGATatttacttgatttgagcgaaAGATTGCTCCTATAGCGCcactttgcaaggccttcgcgttggctcgctcgtctccacccaagtagcgaaacgtcctccatgtagcgaaacgaccatacacatcatgtagcgaaacgactccacccatgtagcgaaacgacctaccatgtagcgaaacgaccgccacatgtagcgaaacgacttgtagcgaactggcaatgtagcgaaacgacagtaattcgtCTGACACTAACCGAGAAATCACTTTGAAACTAGCCTCAAAATGCGCTAAGTAACAGTAGATTTCACTCTACAGGGTGTAAATGTGTTCTTTAATTTTGGCATAGAGAGCACTGCTGCTCCACATTTACATTCCTTTTAAGCTCTGGCTGCCTTTTGACTTTGACAGCAGCGCCtcgaagacgatgacgacgtCTGCCTAGTAATAGTACTAGGACTAGGGGGGCATCCCGATGAAGATCAGGACGCCCAGTATACAGAAGAAGAACTTATGGTGAAATCTTGGTTTTGATTGCATGCATTTGCATTTATAGGGGGGCTATTGCAACATACATTATACAATgcattacaatacaatacacGTCACATGCATGGTGAATGaccatgtttgttttgttttttttatcagGAAGTAGCCAAATGCATCATCCCCCTGCGCTGAGACTTTATAATCACCCATCCTAGAGGTGGAACACATATCAAAGACTCTCTTGgacgaagaaaaaaattaaatcagtCTGAAATACTCAAGAAAAACGGGAATTTTCAAGCGAAAAAACGAAAATTTGTTACCATCGTCCTCCATGTTGGAAGTCATTCTCCACTGCGCCAGTCCAGTTCAATATATAAAAAATACACGGCGAAGTATGTACTCCGTGCTGAAGAGTAGCAGGTACTGTATTTTTAGGACTACTTAACATTATCAAATACATCAAAGTACGAGTAACTGTAAGAAACGAATGCACATTTattaaataaatatattttttcaaatgtttgaagtCGTAGAATTACGACAACTATGTGGCAAttgaaatctatttttagaaaaaGGGGAATCCCAAAATGGCAACCCCTGATTTTGAGTCACTGGACTTTCAACTTCTAATCTATTGAAACTTCATTTTGGGAAAGTACGCAGTTGGATTGTTGCATTTCTGGTGTCTTGGTATTGGTAACATATTGATTGTACTGAGGTAAGTATTGGAACCATATCCAAGTGTTGTTACACATGATAAATGATGAAATAAGATTGGCAATGACACCGTCTCCGACTGATCACTGAGTCGACTGACACTGATCGGGTCTGTTGTTTCATTTCCAGGAGAAAAGGTTAGCCTTTATACAGCAGCTAATGTTGGAGATCCTATTCATCACCATTTCATTGCTGACCTCACATAAGATTATCACTACATTTTCATCAGAAATAGCGTTTTAACATAGATCGCGATAATTTACCTCATTCCTGATTCCAGTATATGGCGCGCGGTAGCGATACGGTAGTAGCCTAGCGGGCGTCATATTTATCATAATAAGTTCATTGGGAATTAGCATCATGACGTAAAACGCAATAATACCGATGACGTGGTGTTGATATGTCTTCCGACGTATTTTTAGTTGGCAGAGCTTCGTTGTTGGGCAACAAAATTGCAGGCTTGTGGAGTCGGCCTTTGATGTTTCTACAAAATGGGACATAACGTAAAACACGGGCCTATCCATCCTAATCTACAATCATTTCGTTGCAGTGAACTGAAAAATGGAACTGAATGGTGACGTTCACTCACCTAGTGATGGGCCTGAGCATATGTCAGATTTCATAGTGCTTGGCCATGGATCGGGGGAGTTTCGGCGAAACAGTGAATCGGAATCGATGGAAGAAGTTGGACTCAGAGTAAGACAGCTCCTGTTGGAGAATAAGGAGTTACGAGGTGAGAAGATATGACAAACTGATAGTTTGACTTCTGAGTCGATGATTTATAGCCTATTTCAAAATTAAACTTAGTCTATTCTACTGTCATACTCCTCAGGCGTCAGATGAGCAATTGTCACCTTCACGCTCCATGGAACGAAAAAATTGAGAATACTGGCCGAGCCCTTCATCTGAACCTAACTTCAGATGTCAAAGTTGGAATTTTAgagaaaaatatcataaaatcaCAAATGTTAGAATatcaaaacatttaaaaatatGTTATTGTAATATAATAGCAGGATTGGCAATGATAGCTTTACACTACCTATGACTGAGTATGTCATGTTCATGGAATTCCCCAATGACTAAGTCTACATTTGTAAGGCCTACGACTTCAACGGTATGTAATCTAAATTCGTTTTTCCAACCTAAGTTGGCCCCTGCATTAGTTGTACATTTGTActttgtattgtaggcctacaggtaAGCCATTCTGTTGTATATGGTAGTTACTATAGCTAGTCACTACTGCCTCGATAAGCAAAAAGAAAGTGAAACGAAATGATGCAGATGCTTACCGAATGATGTTGAATGTTCTGTAGATAATATGATATGGCACATTCTCTCATTCTGCACAGGTGCAGGGCCGGAAAAGCGAAAATTAACCCCTGATTACCTCCGAATGCATTCGCTTGAAATTCCACAGATCTTCGACTCGTGCAAGGTTCCGTTATTTCACTAGACTGGTATTTCGGACCAGATTGTCATGACGTGCGCTCCAATATGGACCGAAATACAAGGCCAGTGACGTCATGGTGCTACTACAAAACCTTGCGAAATACACAAAGTTACGTCAGTGACACTGTAACAAGGCTAAGtcaattggcattcactttgtaaTGAAAGAGttgtaattgctttaggattttcgGGTTCCAGTCAAAATGGTGTTGCCTATGGTCAAACAGCAACTATACTATACCAAACTAATTTATTTGAATTTATTCCCTATTAGAACATGTTCAGCAGAACACAGAGGCGATGGCCCAGCAGTATGAGGTGCTGAAGCAATGGAAAGAACAAGAGTTGGAGAGGCAGGCAAAGATCAAGACACAGTACAACAATGCAAAAGAGATCATCACAGCACTGAGAGAGGAGAACGCTaggttaaaacaaaaacaagaacacatggagAGAGCACCAAGAAATACCGAGGCTAGTATCATGACGGGCAATTGGGATTCAATAGAGGGTTGTCCATAGGTAGGCAACCACCATTTTCgatagaacttgaaatcctgaagaaATGACTTAGACCTCCTTCAAAATTAAGTGAATGCACATTGGGAGgcagttctctggaaaacaaaggacACACtctcacccttgaaattggcattgacttcattttgaaagagttttaattgctttcgGATTTTgagt
Protein-coding regions in this window:
- the LOC135491372 gene encoding E3 ubiquitin-protein ligase Hakai-like: MTSNMEDDDLDLLNEGTAGAASQSVRKTINLKLRPESKGRGRKAAKNVKKIKQESPPPDDDEEEMEEERERERERERERENALLNHENIQLSPVKDREPWTPTQTVSWTNKVNLIGEKVLDPMIHSCDTCSLPILIYGRMIPCKHVFCFNCAKKTEKNCPRCEESVQRIEQSALGTVYICAFGGSRHTPKGCKRTYLSARDLQAHIGHRHLKAVEAKAKKSGSGQIPGAATSASLTASTGNPFKITLPDLGAQAKISVGVCAVSHSQPVQTQAPMQQPQVSMARPEQAYQTQTQEVYVQHAPPPQPQMVQHPQPVPPPASMSHSQPPPDSFRGSSIPVLSSRTNLISIPIQGVQHQQHQEYKPPQMQYPQVSFQQSRPPGPAPISVSQPFPSHSHAPPMRQAPPQSFHAPMSHAGNPISYATAPMSMPGPIMVPSQMPPRPSVALSSGPGGPPMHPPPMNVPPPHIGPPPGHPQGMPPPQRYPSPHRQYEETPMSPSYNQPGGHSPRPPWPGSGPPRGPPGGPPGPVPPRPNVSAPPPLRPPDNFQYFH